ccaGTGTTCATGTATGGAGCGGGTGATCGGGGGTTCagagacaggtaaaataaagaaatctgcagtaaatggtttgtggatattttagtatatatatgtacaccGAAAGTGATAGGGCAACAGAAGAGAAACCGAATAGGACACTTGCCTAATGAAGACGCACATGTACAAACCTCCTTGCACTCTCCACTTCCGTCTCGTTCTTTCACACCATCGTTCAATACTTTTATTGACTGTCGATTGCTGATCGAAAGGTGTAGAAATCGAGGAATTCATACCTATCACTTTGACTGGCAAGTTAGTCAGTtagtaggtaatacatgtgcattatacatttacggtatttacatgaaatgaacgcttagcacatgcaacttttaaatattatattttttataacgccgtactctggaccgtagcttgaggctatggtttaacgcccgtttacacacacagagagagagagagagagagagagagagagagagagagagagagagagagagagagagagagagtttagcacagaatttaaacatacgGGATAGTCgatattgaatgaataatattGGGGGGAAATAAACTGCATGTTCTgagaaatccttcagctctgGCATTGCATAAGCGTATACTGATAACTCGGCCTAAAAATAGGAGTTTACCAATCATATAGTTTTCACACCGGCGGcgtgtataatttatgcatgacgtagctgacagaaatgatcgtgacgctataggaaaagtcaaaccaaatcggttttgatAATAAAAGTCTTCGAAGTTTGAAAGCATgatattaacatttatttaataattatttaatttttcaaacaatgaaatatcatttaatgatttgattattttctaaaacttttttttatttctaagtGTTATTTTTCAGGTTTTGAAAATAGGTGATAGTGAAAAACCGATCGACAAAGGTATATTTTAGCTGTacgaatttacatgtatttaatttaaggtggatctctacaccaaataagtgtaggagatttttgttgcatgcatttgttaccaatactacgcacagtattcaacaataatatacctcaaaatacaatacactattttctagagaatttttaaaatatcagtctggttccagataaccccttatttatcaaattttcaaacatttctgttttaaaattcatatgaaagtgaaatgttattaagtttagaaatgaaaaacaaaaaaatcatgaatgaagtttgtatgatttttattggaatccacataaatatgaaactaaaatataaaaaaattctgttaaggcaaactgctggacaaaatcccacaaaaacctgaaaatataaacaatattcgttggtgaatgggataaagaaaagaaattgaatgaaattgaaaaattaaaggaaatacttaattattgcaaaaatcttggtatgaaagatcctgtttaagagttgtctttctttattttaaatggtctcaaatatcttgggatcaattttttaattaacaaaaatcacgaagaaaaattaaaaaaagaacaagtctatgctaaatatgtagatataagataagtagtgcttatgataatgtttgaagctgaaaaaatatattattgatgaatgcattatatatatttaactcttcagaacaaaatattagtagttaattatattataaattgccttttacttttttatatacaatagcaattataaacaacaaccatacgcatattaatacatacattagatgtccatagtgatacacatgcatgtgtggaaatgaaaaacatgctcctTTTCAGAATCCTGTCTTTCCCTCATTTTGCTTGCAAATCCGGGCTTCCACTGCTAATGCTACCTAGCTGTatctatttaaatcaaaatacattagtttaatgtcaaagtttcagtgaaagtcttttactgcaattttttttttaatttgggaagttaggatcaattcaagagatcgtactacggtactttcgttttatattattcatacatatatactttaaatgaaaatttgacatctgcttacctatatcgataatccgccacatatgtatgatcgtctgttgcagatgacatgacaaaaatgtattgccaatagcagcagagcagggaaacggtatattatttagagtccacgttttccgtacaaaacagctgataatcaatgttagttaaaagctttaaacaggaagaaaattgacatattttctaagcgttttggtgattCCAGTCCTATCTCGTCTCCTtagttagaagagttcaattaaacggtgtatagctattttgtaccacgacataatgttatcaatccggaacacaatggcgtttcgaacggaagtcagacatgtttgtgacgatgtagccttccaccttaaggaataaggaatcattcttgagtattatgaggtgataattttggtccgTGCGTGATCAATCCAATAAAGTCCGAAGGGTTTcagatagatttgatcacgccccgaccgaaattatcacctctaatattcaaagaatgattccttgttACCTATATTTTTATAGCTTTAAGCCaccgtacgattaaatatttaattataagtaagcaaaccccgctggcgcctcaatttggcgtcatctgaagttagaaccattttaacaagagcttgcaattggactttggatagttgtgtcaaacagcaatgtgacctAGGCCTGTCTATTTAATTGTAGGCCACTcggccattgctctttgaaatcaacaagatttgtctagcTGTTGTGCTAAGACGACACAATTGGTGTacatttcgcttgaaaccgcgtcaattttaacatgttttgacgcaggaaatagatagctacgtccaaccaaaagtccaaggtcttgttaaaatggttccatgggttttatagtacagaatcgatacgtagtgttatcacagacaaagacactggaaaatgtaaatatatctcgttaaaatacatgtactaaccaTATATGACTGCGGtgaaatgataatttatttcTAGACATTCAATATTAGAAACAGGGAAATTGGCCTACTTAAGCAACATTTTAGTAtagtatttactgcatgttggGTCaaaacagtatacatgtatcataccaACTACATTTCAggttttatgaatgaaaatctGCCCTTAATCAATGATATATGATTCTTTACAACTTTAAATATGAAGCAGTCACTTTGGCACAATAGttcaaaattgtataattaCAAAACCCAATGTTTTTCTAAagtttttaaccaaaataattgtaaagcATTTCTTTTATCAGATTCTTTTTCTTGGTGGAGAGAAAGGCCAAATTCAGCACACTTGTATCTGAAAGATTGGTACCGGACTCAGTTGCACTGGACGGCTACCGAAGAAACTGGATCCGCCTTTTCAAAATTACCAATCGTAGATCAGAACAAACTTGTCATTGAAAAAACTGGACACTATTTTGTTTATGCCGCCGTCGTCTTTGATTTTAGAACCGTCACTAAAGTTCCACAGATCTACTACAACATCACTAGCTTCCTACCCGTAATTTCTCGGTTCACATTTGTTTTGATGGGTAAGTATGGCGGGTCTCCATTCTCGGAAAAGCGACATACGGGCTATCTGTGTGGAATATCGAAGTTCTACAAGGGACATCAGATCTCAGTATCTGTCAGTGACCATAGTTTTATAGATAACACCCCTTACGCGAATTTCTTCGGAATACTTATGCTGTGAGAAGTTTGGAAACTCAACGGAAATCTAATATGTTTGCGATATATTCGATTGTTTTCTCTACCAATttcttatattatatatattaaaaaatttttaacCATCTAGAGAAATTGGTTACTAGTATAGTGTTTTGTAATcatattaatattgaaattttgtgttatgataataaaga
This is a stretch of genomic DNA from Crassostrea angulata isolate pt1a10 chromosome 4, ASM2561291v2, whole genome shotgun sequence. It encodes these proteins:
- the LOC128181001 gene encoding uncharacterized protein LOC128181001, which codes for MAHETCFLNTRRALCSSIGINAILFSVLLVLQYFYDIRKDDGNATEELGAHANGQLAKNYFSDFISVSDNTLCVKCGYLGENISAEETLYNQILISKNGSRMCCLEDGSLASLARKVLKIGDSEKPIDKDSFSWWRERPNSAHLYLKDWYRTQLHWTATEETGSAFSKLPIVDQNKLVIEKTGHYFVYAAVVFDFRTVTKVPQIYYNITSFLPVISRFTFVLMGKYGGSPFSEKRHTGYLCGISKFYKGHQISVSVSDHSFIDNTPYANFFGILML